The Paenibacillus sp. RC334 nucleotide sequence GCTGCCGGATTCGTACCGACGGAACGGGACATCCTGTGTGCATTAAGCGCTTGTGCCGCTTATCAGGCGGACAGCCTCGCACAGAGCAACTTGAAGGAGGAATAGGCATGTCCACATTAGTTACACCCTTTACAGACCGCAGAATGGCGGAGATTGTAGAAAAGGTACAGAATGGTATTCGTTTGAGCCTTGAAGACGGTATATATTTGTACGAAACTGACGATATTCTCACACTGGGTCAGTTGGCTAACGAAGCGAATTTACGCAAGAACGGAAAAAAGGTTTATTTTATTGAGAACATGAGCCTGTACTTCACCAATGTATGCGAAGCGCGCTGCGCGTTCTGCAATTTCCGCAAGGATCAGGGGGAAGAAGGCTCTTATACGTTGTCCGGGCAGGAAATGATTGATTATGTTGAGCAGCATATCCATCCGGGCGTCAGAGAATTCCATATCGTCGGCGGTCATAATAATCATGTGCCTTTCCAATACTATGTAGACTCATTGAAGGCGCTGAATGAAAAGTACCCCAATGTTACACTGAAAGCCTATACTGCGGCAGAGATTGATTTTTTCACACGCATTAGCGGCTTGAGTATCAAAGAAGTGCTTCAGGAGCTGCAAAAGGCAGGGCTGCAAACACTGACCGGCGGTGGCGCAGAAATTTTATCGGATGAGTATCGCCAAAAAATGCGTGTCACCAAAGCGAATGTAGATCGCTATCTTGAGGTTCATCGCACGGCTCACAATCTCGGCATGAGAACTCATACGACGATGTTGTACGGTTCGGTTGAATCCTACGAGGATCGTATTGAACATATGCTGCAAATTCGCGCATTGCAGGACGAAACGAACGGATTTATGGTATTTATTCCACTGTCCATGCAGCCGAAAAGCAAAAATGCCAACATTATGCGCCGTAACTCCGCTTACGAGGATCTCAAAACGATTGCGATCAGCCGCCTGATGCTGGACAATATCGATCATGTTAAAGCTTACTTCATTAATATTGGTCCGCAATTGACGCAGGTCGCTCTGACCTTCGGTGCATCGGACGTCCACGGCACGATTGTGCGCGAGCAAATCAGCCATGCCGCAGGCGCACTGACCCCGGCCGGATTGACCCGTAAAGAGCTGATCTGGCTGGTCAAAGGTGCAGGACGCACCCCGGTTGAACGGGACACCTTCTATAACGAAATCGAAGTTTTCGAATAAAAGCCATATCGGATTCGTATTTTCCCGCGTGCATTTCATCCCCATACCTCACACCATGCAGCGTCAAGCTGCCTCGGAATTTTCTGGTCTGCCTACAGGCGGGCCGGGAAGCCGGGTTTTATAACAACAAAAAACTTGTGTCTGATCGGAAACATTGAATTTGCATGTCGCCGGGATAAGACGTAATTTGAAGGCGAACAAGGTTTCCTGATGAGGCACCAGACCATTTGCCGGGGACACGGCAGCGAAAGGACGGCGGATTTTGATGAAAAATTTCGTTATTCTGGGAGGCGGCTACGGTGGCCTTACCATTGCCAAGGAATTAATCAATAAATATATTCCCGATGATGTACAGGTTATTCTAGTGGATCGAATGCCCTTTCAGGGATTGAAAACAGAATACTACGCACTCGCGGCGGGGACGGTATCTGATTTTGATTTACGGGTACATTTTCCCGATGAACAACGGCTCATTCGCAAATACGGAGAAGTCACCTCGATGGATTTGGAAAATAAAATTGTACATTTCCAGGACGGCGAGCCTTTGCCCTATGAACAGCTTGTGATTGCACTGGGCTGTACGGACCGTTTTCACAATACACCAGGGGCTGAAGAACATAGCTGTACCATCCAGTCCTTTAACAATACACGTCAAACGTATCTGCGCCTGAATGAAATCAAGCCTTACGGACATGTGCATATTGTAGGTGGCGGTCTGAGCGGTGTTGAGATTGCGGCGGAATTGCGCGAAAGCCGCACGGATTTGAATATTACCATTATGGATCGGGGCGAGCGGGTGCTGTCGGCATTCCCGCAGCGTTTGTCTGCCTATGTGCATGCCTGGTTTAAGGAGCATCAAGTCGATGCGTTAAATCATGTGGGGGTTTGCCGCATTGAGCCGGGCGCTATTTACAACCATGATGAAGAAATTGTGACGGATGCGGTTGTATGGACTGCCGGGATTCAACCCGTGAAAATCGTGCAGGATTTAGCTGTGCCCAAAGATCCTCAGGGCCGCATTGTACTAAATGAATATTACCAAATTCCGGATCATCCCGAGGTGTATGTAGTTGGAGACTGCGCCAGTCTCCCCTACTCCCCAAGTGCTCAGGCGGCCGAGGTGCAAGGTGAGCAGATTGCACACATTGTACACGACCTGTGGAAAGGCCAAACGCCTCACCCGCATCCTTTGAAGCTGCGTGGCACATTGGGTGCGCTTGGCAAGAAAGCCGGATTCGGCTATGGTTTTATGGGCAGCACCTCGCTGCGTGGTCGTGTACCCCGCCTGCTCAAAAGCGGCGTGCTCTGGAAATCCAAACGCCATTTTGGCTAATCTGTTGGTACAACACACAAAGAAAACCTGCTCTGGGAGCGGGTCTTCTTTGTATTAAACATGTATGGACGGTGCGTATATCATAGATAGAACGAAGAAGGCTGACGAATGATTAACATCTTAGTCCAGATCAAGGTTATCCCATGCCTCGGCTTCCTTGATTTTGTTCATAATCACTTCGTACAGCAGCTCGGCTGAATCGGCAGATACAATCTCACCGTTGACCATCGCATACGGTTCTGCGTTACACTGACCACAATTGCTGAGACAGCCGTATTCAATGACGTCGTAATCCGGATTTTGCTCCAGTCTGGACATCATTTCATCGGTGCCAAAATGCATATTGCTGGTGCAAAATTCAATGATGGGTCTTAACATTTTTTCACCTGCTTTGGTCGACGGGCATTTTAATTTGGCCCGCTTTGTAATATAATAAATAAGGTATAGGAAAGGAGTTGAATTCTAATGAGCGAAACACAAAGCGTTCAAATGTATGATGAAGTAGCGGATGTACTGGATAAGCTTCGTCCGTTCCTGCAACGCGATGGTGGCGACGTTGAACTGGTTGATGTAGAAGACGGCATCGTTAAGCTGAAGCTGGTAGGCGCTTGCGGCAGTTGCCCAAGTTCCACAATCACGCTGAAAGCAGGGATTGAACGCGCTCTTCTCGAAGAAGTCGACGGCGTCCAAGAAGTGGTACAAGTATTCTAATGCTTGATGCATAATGATCATGAGAGTCTTGACTTCGGTAACGAAGCTCAAGACTCTTTTTTGTGTGACGGGATGTACTGATCTTAATCCCTTATATGGTCGGCCGAATCGGGTCCAGTCCTCCCGACACATCCATAATATTACCCGTGATAAAATCCGAATGCTCATCACACAAATAAGCAATCACACGCGCAATATCCTCTCCACTCCCCGGGCGTCCGCGCGGTGTCTCTTTATCCTGCAAGCCGATGACGTCGGCAATTGACTTTTCCTTGTTCGCACCCCGGATATCCCCGGGACAAATCATATTGACCGTGATACCATAAGGAGCCTCTTCCACAGCCAGTGACTTCGTAAAAGACACCAGCCCCACCTTGGCGGCTGCGTACACAGCACGATGCGGCCCAAGCCCGTGCTTCTCCAGCATGACCGAAGCCAAAATGAATAATACGTCCCCATTGCTGGTTCCGCATATGAGGTAATACCAGATGATCCAGCAGCATCGTACCAACCAGATTCCCCTGAATCATAGTATGGATCTCAGCTACACTGTACTCCGCAAACAAGCGACGTTCCCGGATGAACGGTCCGGCGTTATTCACCATAATATCTACGCCGCCCAGCCGATCCTGTACTTCGCCGATCAGCCTTGTAATATCTTCCTGAATCGAAATATCCCCTTGCAAAGACAGACAGCGTACTCCCTTGGCTTCAATCACCTGCCTAAGCTCTTCGGCTTCCGTTTGGCTATGCACATAGTTTAGTGCAATGTCACAGCCTTCATCAGCCAGGCGCAGAGCGGTCATTTTACCTAATCCTTTGGCACTGCCCGTTATAAGCGCGACTTTGTGTCTCAACAGTTTTCCTCCTCTTCACAGAGAACGGTCACCCCCAAGTATAAAATATTTACGCTTCGCCTACAACTCCAAGCAAAAAGAAACCCCAAATCCTCTTGTTCAAGAGAATTCGGGGTTGGGGTTCAAAGCGTTCTTGTGTCCAGCTTAAAATGCCGGGATAATCGCGCCTTGGTATTTGTCTTCGATGAATTTTTTAGTTTCCGGGGATTGCAACGCTTTGATCAGCTTTTGAATCGCTTCGGAATCCTTATTATCCGGACGTGCTACCAGAACGTTAGCATATGGAGAATCTTTATCTTCCAATGCCAGTGCATCCTTCGTCGGGTTTAGCTTCGCTTCCAGAGCATAGTTCGTGTTGATCAGAGCAATGTCGACTTCAGGCAACTGACGTGGCAGCATAGCCGCTTCCAGCTCCTTGAATTTCAGGTTTTTCGGGTTTTCTGTAATATCTTTTACTGTAGCTTCAATGTTGCTTGCGTCTTTCAGCTTGATCAGACCTTGTTTCTCCAACAACAACAATGCACGACCTCCATTGGTTGCATCGTTCGGGATGGCTACGGTAGCACCGTCCGGAATTTCATCAAGCTTTTTATATTTTTGGGAGTAGATACCGAATGGCTCCAGATGAACCGCGCCTACAGATACCAGGTCCATTTTGCGCTCTTTGTTCATAACATCCATGTATGGTACATGTTGATAGAAGTTAGCATCCAGTTGCTTGTCGAACAATTGTACGTTCGGTTGTACGTAGTCGTTAAACTGAACGACTTGAAGACGAACGCCCTCTTTTTCCAACTGAGGCTTGATCGCTTCTAAAATTTCCGCATGTGGCACAGGAGAAGCGCCAACTTTCAGCTCGACTTCACGTGGTGACCCGCCTGTATTTTGGGTCGCATTGTTTGTATCGGATGTTGTGCTTTTCGTGCCGCAAGCAGCCAATACCGCAATTAATGTCAAGCTTAATACGGCCAATACCCATTTTTTCATGTTATTACCCCTCCAATGAATTGTGATGTTCAGGATTCAGACGCCCTGATCAATAAGGATTTCTATATGGTTTCCCTATTTTCGAGTATAATGCCGCACCAGACGGTCTCCCGCCATTTGCAGCAATTGCACCAATA carries:
- a CDS encoding SDR family oxidoreductase, producing MVRCCWIIWYYLICGTSNGDVLFILASVMLEKHGLGPHRAVYAAAKVGLVSFTKSLAVEEAPYGITVNMICPGDIRGANKEKSIADVIGLQDKETPRGRPGSGEDIARVIAYLCDEHSDFITGNIMDVSGGLDPIRPTI
- a CDS encoding NAD(P)/FAD-dependent oxidoreductase; this encodes MKNFVILGGGYGGLTIAKELINKYIPDDVQVILVDRMPFQGLKTEYYALAAGTVSDFDLRVHFPDEQRLIRKYGEVTSMDLENKIVHFQDGEPLPYEQLVIALGCTDRFHNTPGAEEHSCTIQSFNNTRQTYLRLNEIKPYGHVHIVGGGLSGVEIAAELRESRTDLNITIMDRGERVLSAFPQRLSAYVHAWFKEHQVDALNHVGVCRIEPGAIYNHDEEIVTDAVVWTAGIQPVKIVQDLAVPKDPQGRIVLNEYYQIPDHPEVYVVGDCASLPYSPSAQAAEVQGEQIAHIVHDLWKGQTPHPHPLKLRGTLGALGKKAGFGYGFMGSTSLRGRVPRLLKSGVLWKSKRHFG
- a CDS encoding YuzB family protein, which gives rise to MLRPIIEFCTSNMHFGTDEMMSRLEQNPDYDVIEYGCLSNCGQCNAEPYAMVNGEIVSADSAELLYEVIMNKIKEAEAWDNLDLD
- a CDS encoding MetQ/NlpA family ABC transporter substrate-binding protein, translating into MKKWVLAVLSLTLIAVLAACGTKSTTSDTNNATQNTGGSPREVELKVGASPVPHAEILEAIKPQLEKEGVRLQVVQFNDYVQPNVQLFDKQLDANFYQHVPYMDVMNKERKMDLVSVGAVHLEPFGIYSQKYKKLDEIPDGATVAIPNDATNGGRALLLLEKQGLIKLKDASNIEATVKDITENPKNLKFKELEAAMLPRQLPEVDIALINTNYALEAKLNPTKDALALEDKDSPYANVLVARPDNKDSEAIQKLIKALQSPETKKFIEDKYQGAIIPAF
- the mqnE gene encoding aminofutalosine synthase MqnE — translated: MSTLVTPFTDRRMAEIVEKVQNGIRLSLEDGIYLYETDDILTLGQLANEANLRKNGKKVYFIENMSLYFTNVCEARCAFCNFRKDQGEEGSYTLSGQEMIDYVEQHIHPGVREFHIVGGHNNHVPFQYYVDSLKALNEKYPNVTLKAYTAAEIDFFTRISGLSIKEVLQELQKAGLQTLTGGGAEILSDEYRQKMRVTKANVDRYLEVHRTAHNLGMRTHTTMLYGSVESYEDRIEHMLQIRALQDETNGFMVFIPLSMQPKSKNANIMRRNSAYEDLKTIAISRLMLDNIDHVKAYFINIGPQLTQVALTFGASDVHGTIVREQISHAAGALTPAGLTRKELIWLVKGAGRTPVERDTFYNEIEVFE
- a CDS encoding NifU family protein, which codes for MSETQSVQMYDEVADVLDKLRPFLQRDGGDVELVDVEDGIVKLKLVGACGSCPSSTITLKAGIERALLEEVDGVQEVVQVF